The segment GGGGAAAGTCGTTTTCATCGCCTGTTTGCCCGGGAAAAGACTCGGCTTTAGAGTTCTGTAAGAATGTGTATGCCGAAATCATTCCTTTATTCCCGTACAAATACATTCACTTAGGTGCCGATGAAGTAGAAAAGACAAACTGGAAGAAATGTCCGGACTGCCAGAAACGGATGAAAGATGAAGGTCTGAAGACGGAAGAAGAACTGCAGTCGTGGTTCGTTCATTACATGGAGCATTTCTTCAACGAGCACGGTAAGAACCTGATCGGCTGGGACGAGATACTGGAAGGCGGACTTTCGGAAACGGCTACTATTATGTGGTGGCGTAACTGGCATCCGCAGTCGCTTCCCGAAGCTACGGCTCAGGGCAACCAGGCTATTTACTGCCCGAATGCCAATTTCTACCTGGATGTTCAGCAGGATCGTAAATCCGTCAGAAATCTCTATGAATACGTTTTGGCTCCCGATTCCTTAAGCGAGGAGCAACGCAGTCTGATCTTAGGCGCTCAGGGAAATATCTGGTGCGAATGGATTCCTTCGGTTGCACGATTGCAGTATATGGCATTCCCGCGGGTTATGGCATTGGCTGAAAAGACCTGGAGCGATCCGGCTATGTGTTACTGGGACGATTTCCAGAAACGTATGATCGGTCAGTTCGCCCGTTTGAATGTTCTTGGCGTAAATTACCGCACACCGGATTTGGAAGGATTCCATGCCGTCAATGCCTTTGTAGGAGAAACGGATGTCCGGATTACCTGCGTTGATCCAAGCATCGAAATTCATTATACCACAGACGGGACAATTCCGACTTTGGAATCGCCGGTTTACGAAGGACCGATGAAGATAAGCGAATCCACCGATTACACGCTGCGTTCCTTTAAGTCGGATGGAAAGGCTGGAGATATTTTCCGTACCCGTTATTTAAAACAGGAATATGCTCCGGCAGATGCTGATGCTCAGCCACAGAAGACCGGACTTCAGGCCATGTGGCACGAAGGACGTTTCGACTCATGTGCTGCCATCCAGAAAATACCGGCAAAAGCAACCTTTGAAGTATCGGATGTTACGATTCCATCGGAAGTAAAGGGCGACATCGGACTGGTAATCAAAGGCTATATAAATATTCCGGCTGAAGGTATTTATACGTTTTATCTGCTTTCGGATGATGGCAGTATACTGAAGATCGACGATGAAATCGTAGTTGACAATGACGGACCGCATGCTCCGGCAGAAATATCCGGACAGAAAGCCTTGGCTAAAGGCCTGCATCCGATCGAAGTACAATACTTTGATTACAACGGCGGTCTGCTGCAACTTAACGTATATGATCCATCCGGAAAGAAGATGGATGTAAATACAGGAATCTATGCTTACTGATGCAAGGCCGTAAGTGCAGTCGCAAGGGAAAAACAGGCAGAGAATAATTTAAGTAATAGTTTAAGAACCCAAGGGTAAATAATTATCAATGGCACTATTAACGAAGCTGAATCATTCTCTGCCATCCACAGAATAAAGCTAAAAGACTGATTTTTTATTCTTTTTGGCGATTTTTTTAGTGATAAGTTGTAGTAATATTAAATTTATTTATACCTTTGCACCCCGTAAGCGGTAAATAACCGCTATCCAAGAAAACACTTCCGCTCTGTTCGTGATGCTAGTTCAGAAAAGAAGTTTCTGAGAAAAAGAAATACGATTTGTATGTCAACAAGAAGATGTGCAGGTCCGTTTCTTTGTAGAGATTATTTTTCGAATCATTACATGTAATAAAAAGAAGATAGAGATGTCTAAAATTTGTCAAATTACCGGAAAAAAAGCAATGGTTGGCAACAACGTTTCTCACTCTAAGAGAAGAACGAAACGTAAGTTTGATGTTAACCTGTTTACAAAGAAGTTCTATTGGGTAGAACAGGATTGCTGGATTAGCCTGAAGATCTCTGCAGCAGGCTTGCGTACAATTAACAAATTAGGATTGGATGCTGCTATTAAAATGGCTGCTGAAAAGGGTTATTTAAACGCTTAATAGGAGGATTTAAACAATGGCAAAGAAAGCAAAAGGAAACAGAGTTCAGGTTATTCTGGAATGTACTGAACACAAAGACAGCGGTATGCCGGGTACTTCTCGTTATATCACTACTAAAAACAGAAAGAATACAACTCAGAGATTGGAATTGATGAAATACAATCCGATTCTGAAGAAGATGACTTTACATAAAGAAATTAAGTAATAGGAGATTTGAACAATGGCAAAGAAAGCAGTTGCAACATTTAAGAAAGGTGATGGACGTACTTTCTCTAAAGTAATTAAGATGGTAAAGTCTCCGAAAACCGGTGCTTACATCTTCCAGGAAGAAATGATTCCGAACGAAGCAGTAAAGGATTATTTCAACAAATAATTCTTGAAGCATAAGAAATAAGAAAAGAGGCTTTTTCCCGGCAAAAAGGGAGAAAGCCTCTTTTTTGTTCTCAAATAAATCCTTAACTTTGTATCTTGAGTCGCATAGGAGAAACGGCTTGTGCGACGGCTTAAATGGATGTAAATTATAAACATATATACTATGAAGTTTGATGTTTCAAGTACTGCCTTGTCTTCCCGCCTGCAAGTGGCGAGCAAGGTCATTGCTGCCAAAAATTCATTGCCCATACTGGACAATTTTCTCTTTCGTCTGGAGGGAGATGTATTGACGATTACCGCAGCCGATTCAGAAACCCGTCTGGTAACCACCGTGCAGGTGATGAATGCCCAAGGTTCGGGCGTTTTTGCATTGTCGGCCAAGAATATCCTCGATCCTTTAAAGGAATTGCCGGAACAGCCACTGACATTTGACATAAATGATGAGAATCTGGAAATCTTTATTTATTTCCAAAACGGAAAATATAATTTCATCGGTGCGCGGGGCGATCTGTATCCTCAGCAAAAACCGCTGAAGGACAACGCGATTTCCTTGACAATGGACAGTAAAGTATTGTTGAACGGTATCAATCGCTCCCTGTTTGCTACTGCTGATGATGAATTACGCCCGGTGATGAATGGTATCTATTTTGATATTCAGCCGGATAATCTGACTTTTGTGGCTTCTGATGGCCGTAAGCTAATCCGTTTACGCAATTCTTCTGTCAAAAGTGATGAGCGTGCTGCTTTCATTTTACCGAAGAAGCCGGCCAATCTGCTCAAAAACATTCTGTCGAAAGACGAAGGTGTTACGATGGTTAAGTTTGATGAAAACAACGCGCATTTTATGTGTGACAACTTCGAGATGGTCTGCCGACTGATTGAAGGACGTTATCCGAACTATAACAGTGTGATTCCACAAGAAAACCCGTATAAGGTGACGATCGACCGCGTTTCGTTCCTGACAGCCCTGAAACGTGTCTCCGTATTCTCACAGTCAAGCAGCCTGATCAAATTACACTTGCAGACAAACGAGCTGACTATTTTCGGACAGGATATCGATTTCTCTATTTCGGCCGAAGAACGCATTCCCTGCCAGTATAACAGTCCGGAGCTGAATATCGGTTTTAATTCAACCTATCTGATCGAAATTTTAAGCAACATCAGTTCAGAATCAATTGTGTTTGAATTGGCTGATCCATCCCGTGCAGGCGTAATCGTCCCGGAAGAGAATGAAGAAAATGAAGACTTGTTGACATTGCTGATGCCAATGATGTTGAATGATTAAAGCTTTATATTATGCAATTGAACCTGAAAAATCCGCTGGTTTTCTTTGATCTGGAAACAACCGGAATCGATATAGTCAAGGACCGTATCATTGAAATCTCGTATGTGAAGGTTTTCCCCAACGGAAAAGAAGAGAGTAAAACCATGCGAATCAATCCGGGAATGCCGATTCCACCGGCTTCAACGGCTATTCATGGCATTACGGATGATGATGTAAAGGATTGTCCGCTGTTCAAGAATGTTGCCAAGCAGTTGGCGGCTCAGATTGAAGGATGTGATCTGGCCGGATATAATTCGAATCGTTTCGATATTCCGCTTTTGGCAGAGGAATTTCTGCGTGCCGGTGTTGACATTGATCTGACACGGCGGAAGTTTATTGATGTTCAGACGATCTTCTACAAGATGGAACAGCGTACATTGGCTGCTGCCTATAAGTTTTACTGTCAGAAGTCACTTGAGAATGCGCATACCGCAGCAGCGGATACGATGGCAACCTATGAGGTTCTGAAAGCCCAGCTGGACCGTTATCCGGAGTTGAAGAATGATGTAGCATTTTTATCTGAATTCTCGAGCTTCACCAACAATGTGGATTTTGCCGGCCGGATGGTTTATAATGACAAGAATCAGGAAGTATTCAATTTCGGTAAGTACAAAGGCCGCCTGGTTGAAGAAGTGCTCAAGCAGGATCCGGCTTATTATAGCTGGATGATGAACGGAGACTTCCCGTTAAATACCAAACAGAAACTGACGGAAATCAAACTGCGTGGTTTCAATGCAAAATAAATGCTGATTTGTATGCTGAAAGGAAAACATATCATCTTGGGAATTACCGGAAGTATTGCGGCCTATAAAGCCGCTTATATCATCCGGGCTTTAGTCAAAAAGGGAGCGGAAGTTCAGGTAGTCATTACTCCGGCGGGGAAGGAATTTATAACGCCGATAACCCTATCTGCCTTGAGCAGCAATCCGGTTA is part of the Parabacteroides sp. AD58 genome and harbors:
- the dnaN gene encoding DNA polymerase III subunit beta — its product is MKFDVSSTALSSRLQVASKVIAAKNSLPILDNFLFRLEGDVLTITAADSETRLVTTVQVMNAQGSGVFALSAKNILDPLKELPEQPLTFDINDENLEIFIYFQNGKYNFIGARGDLYPQQKPLKDNAISLTMDSKVLLNGINRSLFATADDELRPVMNGIYFDIQPDNLTFVASDGRKLIRLRNSSVKSDERAAFILPKKPANLLKNILSKDEGVTMVKFDENNAHFMCDNFEMVCRLIEGRYPNYNSVIPQENPYKVTIDRVSFLTALKRVSVFSQSSSLIKLHLQTNELTIFGQDIDFSISAEERIPCQYNSPELNIGFNSTYLIEILSNISSESIVFELADPSRAGVIVPEENEENEDLLTLLMPMMLND
- a CDS encoding DUF4295 domain-containing protein, with amino-acid sequence MAKKAVATFKKGDGRTFSKVIKMVKSPKTGAYIFQEEMIPNEAVKDYFNK
- the rpmG gene encoding 50S ribosomal protein L33; this encodes MAKKAKGNRVQVILECTEHKDSGMPGTSRYITTKNRKNTTQRLELMKYNPILKKMTLHKEIK
- a CDS encoding family 20 glycosylhydrolase produces the protein MYKRLFFACTIAGALFANISCTSTQETSVADINIIPLPKSVTQESGSFLLTDGMTIGISDPSLKPAAEYLASLLARSTGYHLSVKEGLDGDIQLSLADSFSPKEGSYSLHVGKKNITISSGNYGGFIAGIQTLRQLFPAEIESAVELPGNTWALPAVTITDEPRFSWRGVMLDVSRHFYSPDEVKELLDLMALYKLNKFHWHLTDDQGWRIEIKKYPLLTEKGAWRPFNSQDRECMRRAKAEDNKDFEIPAEKLRIVQGDTLYGGFYTQEEIKDIVKYAGIRGIDVIPEIDMPGHMLAAVSNYNGVSCFAQTGWGKSFSSPVCPGKDSALEFCKNVYAEIIPLFPYKYIHLGADEVEKTNWKKCPDCQKRMKDEGLKTEEELQSWFVHYMEHFFNEHGKNLIGWDEILEGGLSETATIMWWRNWHPQSLPEATAQGNQAIYCPNANFYLDVQQDRKSVRNLYEYVLAPDSLSEEQRSLILGAQGNIWCEWIPSVARLQYMAFPRVMALAEKTWSDPAMCYWDDFQKRMIGQFARLNVLGVNYRTPDLEGFHAVNAFVGETDVRITCVDPSIEIHYTTDGTIPTLESPVYEGPMKISESTDYTLRSFKSDGKAGDIFRTRYLKQEYAPADADAQPQKTGLQAMWHEGRFDSCAAIQKIPAKATFEVSDVTIPSEVKGDIGLVIKGYINIPAEGIYTFYLLSDDGSILKIDDEIVVDNDGPHAPAEISGQKALAKGLHPIEVQYFDYNGGLLQLNVYDPSGKKMDVNTGIYAY
- a CDS encoding 3'-5' exonuclease yields the protein MQLNLKNPLVFFDLETTGIDIVKDRIIEISYVKVFPNGKEESKTMRINPGMPIPPASTAIHGITDDDVKDCPLFKNVAKQLAAQIEGCDLAGYNSNRFDIPLLAEEFLRAGVDIDLTRRKFIDVQTIFYKMEQRTLAAAYKFYCQKSLENAHTAAADTMATYEVLKAQLDRYPELKNDVAFLSEFSSFTNNVDFAGRMVYNDKNQEVFNFGKYKGRLVEEVLKQDPAYYSWMMNGDFPLNTKQKLTEIKLRGFNAK
- the rpmB gene encoding 50S ribosomal protein L28: MSKICQITGKKAMVGNNVSHSKRRTKRKFDVNLFTKKFYWVEQDCWISLKISAAGLRTINKLGLDAAIKMAAEKGYLNA